A genomic stretch from Lathyrus oleraceus cultivar Zhongwan6 chromosome 2, CAAS_Psat_ZW6_1.0, whole genome shotgun sequence includes:
- the LOC127119967 gene encoding protein PIN-LIKES 7 produces MGFLELLEAASMPVIQVLLISALGAFMATQYFNNLLSSDFRKSLNKVVFFIFTPSLVFSSFAKSVSLEDMISWWFMPVNVGLTFLIGGILGWILVKLLKPNLKVEGLIIAACSSGNMGNLPIVIIPAICDEKGGPFGAHDVCQSHALSYASFSMALGGIFIWTYTFQTIRSSSMRFKALEASQIIKAPNKDLEGNADTPLLTGKDDESTATEVAPLSYIEDSESQIIDEQDQFIVLKKENHSFLARTIEVLRDLVVELLSPPAIATFFGFLFGAVAWLRNLIIGVNAPLSVIQDTLVLLGDGTIPCITLLLGGNLTQGLKSSSVKPLTLISIIVTRLFVLPLIGLFIVKAAANFGLLPVDPLFRYTLVMQYAMPPAMNISTMAQLFDVGNEECSVIMLCTYSAAAIALTAWSTFLLWILSY; encoded by the exons ATGGGTTTTCTAGAGCTTCTGGAAGCGGCTTCTATGCCAGTTATTCAAGTTCTGCTCATTAGTGCATTGGGAGCTTTTATGGCTACTCAATATTTCAATAATCTTCTTTCATCAGATTTTAGAAAATCCTTAAACAAG GTTGTATTCTTTATATTTACTCCTTCACTTGTGTTTTCAAGTTTTGCCAAGAGTGTTTCACTTGAAGACATGATATCATG GTGGTTTATGCCTGTTAATGTTGGACTCACATTCTTAATCGGAGGGATTCTAGGATGGATACTAGTAAAGTTATTAAAGCCTAATTTAAAAGTTGAAGGTCTTATTATTGCTGCATGTTCATCAG GAAACATGGGAAACCTACCTATTGTAATTATCCCAGCAATATGTGATGAGAAAGGAGGTCCATTTGGTGCACATGATGTTTGCCAGAGTCATGCACTCTCATATGCATCTTTCTCTATGGCA CTTGGTGGTATTTTCATATGGACCTATACTTTTCAAACTATAAGAAGCAGTTCAATGAGATTTAAGGCACTTGAGGCTTCTCAGATCATAAAGGCACCAAACAAAGACCTTGAAGGAAATGCAGATACTCCCCTTCTAACCGGAAAAGACGATGAAAGCACCGCGACAGAAGTGGCACCGTTGAGTTATATTGAAGACTCTGAAAGCCAAATC ATTGATGAACAAGATCAGTTTATTGTGTTGAAGAAGGAGAATCATTCATTTCTCGCTAGAACAATAGAAGTTCTACGCGATCTTGTAGTAGAGCTACTGTCACCACCAGCAATAGCTACA TTTTTCGGTTTCCTTTTTGGCGCGGTGGCATGGTTAAGAAACCTAATAATTGGAGTCAATGCTCCATTGAGTGTAATCCAAGACACACTTGTATTACTTGG GGATGGAACAATTCCTTGCATCACACTTTTACTTGGTGGTAACCTCACTCAAG GCTTGAAATCATCAAGTGTGAAACCATTAACACTGATCAGCATCATCGTAACTCGGCTTTTTGTGCTACCTCTTATCGGATTGTTTATTGTTAAAGCTGCGGCAAATTTCGGCCTTCTCCCCGTAGATCCTTTGTTTCGGTACACTCTAGTGATGCAATATGCAATGCCACCAGCAATGAATATTA GTACTATGGCGCAGCTGTTCGATGTAGGAAATGAAGAGTGTTCAGTTATTATGTTATGCACATATAGTGCTGCGGCCATAGCACTTACTGCTTGGTCAACATTCCTCTTATGGATATTATCTTATTAA